One window of Siniperca chuatsi isolate FFG_IHB_CAS linkage group LG15, ASM2008510v1, whole genome shotgun sequence genomic DNA carries:
- the nrde2 gene encoding nuclear exosome regulator NRDE2 has protein sequence MRHTIMALFPAFAEVESNKVEDSSKELDWLKNKSFQTGDALSLHSRFFEKTEKESRAGREVSSAEEKSEEEEGNVPPKKKKKKSEKKRKRKKKHKKSGRYSDSSGSDSETIYPSDLKREEEADGPQAAPLASHFSWLDDLQSPTEQPFCVDRKADAANWTYKSLYRGDVARYKRKGSSSLGLDPRRQGVSWEESESNKKQKGGDKKKGADRYFSAVSRQLLRSEPPIPTLPTIPECSGAISPTSFLPLGDKEGNKGGEAGDRVQTSSVNPLGVYDSSTALWLQGKGQQDHTEQQKQDIQTGQSAVLLTGRTEEFNRRLREQPADTQLWIKFIRYQDELSATVFGGEEERQGSDSAERRKSSHRAVLEKKLSIAERAVATNPSCIALQLERLRICQELWEPSLLAKEWKKLVFLHPNSAPLWREYLLFTQSYFSNFTVSKVNSAYGKCLSTLSAVCDGSMVSHPALPGIEEDMLDIFTQQCHFLRQSGHSEKAISLFQAMIDFTFYKPDSVRELSTKQQVEFFEPFWDSGEARVGELGARGWKAWMLQQERGGWLQPSAEEEEEEEEDEEEVKDRSQPRQTVWLDVESSREAAHWLPWRPDKAKGQSEEDCEDPDRQVLFDDIGPSLICLSSPELQLRLILRFLSFLGLPVESTLSAAPCQPGLLLENLSLLTQGHILGNELQRPLTSYDIPDAGVNSVGHMTTLQGTRKWVGLGKQGETFVTSVFNMVQPVLPAHHRAILSLSWVQYQKLKVLRCLRGGNKKRLRSQGKSSKRVAKQLLKEPDNRSSLVLWREYGHLEWMLGNLDEARKVFSTATAMGGTKGLRSPTLCELCLLWAQLELEVEDRASVRGGGLTDVTMSPAVCVLTRLAEGTSSSSQSLSPVSILKARRSYEQALTAGLSALDQNPHNPQANRKGQEDLLGEKLRIRGLVGCYALFQYLTMGIQASNAVYSQARERMEELHCTLDKQLNSNEEANLASTNASQSTADCSQTSRHCVNRLASECEALAVQQAALLRYHNSISVFPLATLRQTLTSALSTWPSCAPLWSIYVQVENRYHSAGRARRFFHTVTRDNSSVVPRLFAIVAEQQRKQLVDAAQRSCCHDAALPILPENGLSNRIRGLFESALATEMGSHCPLLWRMYMHFLVSEGKVDKATGIFYRALQNIPWAKGLYMDAVQLFPEHLQEFVDLMTEKELRLRLPLEELDILLED, from the exons ATGCGACATACCATCATGGCTCTGTTTCCAGCTTTTGCAGAAGTCGAGAGTAACAAAGTTGAAGATTCGTCCAAAG aaTTAGACTGGCTGAAAAATAAGAGTTTTCAGACCGGAGATGCCCTCTCTCTTCACAGTCGTTTTTTTGAGAAGACCGAGAAGGAATCAAG GGCAGGCAGAGAGGTGAGCTCTGCGGAGGAgaagtcagaggaggaagagggtaACGTGCCacccaaaaagaagaaaaagaagagtgaaaagaagaggaaaaggaagaaaaaacacaaaaagagtgGGAGGTATTCGGACAGCAGTGGATCTGACTCTGAAACCATTTACCCCAGTGACCTCAAAAGGGAAGAAGAGGCAGATGg GCCCCAGGCTGCTCCGTTAGCAAGTCATTTCTCCTGGTTGGATGACCTCCAGTCGCCCACAGAGCAGCCGTTCTGCGTGGACCGTAAAGCAGACGCAGCCAACTGGACGTACAAGTCCCTGTACAGAGGAGACGTagccag GTATAAGAGGAAAGGCAGCTCGTCCTTGGGTCTGGACCCCCGCAGACAGGGAGTCAGCTGGGAGGAGTCAGAGTCAAATAAGAAACAGAAAGGCGGGGACAAGAAAAAAGGAGCAGACAGATACTTCTCTGCGGTCAGTCGCCAGCTGCTGAGGTCCGAGCCCCCTATTCCTACATTACCAACGATTCCTGAGTGCAGTGGTGCCATCAGCCCCACCTCCTTCCTCCCACTGGGTGACAAAGAGGGGAACAAAGGAGGAGAGGCGG GTGACAGAGTGCAGACATCATCAGTAAATCCCCTCGGTGTGTATGACTCCTCCACGGCGCTCTGGCTGCAGGGGAAGGGACAGCAGGACCATACAGAGCAGCAGAAGCAGGACATACAGACAGGGCAGAGTGCAGTGCTTTTGACCGGGAGGACTGAAGAGTTTAACAGGCGCCTTAGAGAGcagccagcagacacacagctaTGGATAAAATTCATACGATACCAG GATGAGCTGAGCGCAACAGTGTTTGGAGGCGAGGAGGAGCGACAGGGCAGCGATTCGGCCGAGCGTCGTAAGTCTTCTCACCGAGCGGTCCTGGAGAAAAAGCTGAGCATCGCAGAGCGCGCAGTGGCCACCAACCCCAGCTGCATAGCTCTGCAGCTGGAGAGGCTCAGGATCTGCCAAGAGCTCTGGGAGCCCTCACTCCTGGCTAAAGAGTGGAAGAAGCTG GTGTTTCTCCACCCAAACAGCGCCCCCTTGTGGAGGGAGTATCTGCTGTTCACTCAGAGCTACTTCAGCAACTTCACTGTGTCAAAGGTCAACTCTGCCTACGGAAAGTGTCTAAGCACGCTCAGTGCTGTGTGTGACGGCAGCATGGTCTCTCACCCGGCCCTGCCAGGGATTGAGGAGGATATGTTGG ATATCTTCACCCAGCAGTGTCATTTCCTGCGTCAGTCTGGTCACTCAGAGAAGGCGATTTCTCTGTTTCAGGCCATGATCGACTTTACTTTCTACAAACCCGACAGCGTACGAGAACTGTCCACCAAGcagcag GTTGAGTTCTTTGAGCCGTTCTGGGACAGCGGGGAGGCGAGAGTTGGAGAGTTGGGGGCCAGAGGTTGGAAAGCCTGGATGCTCCAACAAGAGCGAGGAGGGTGGCTGCAGCCCAGtgcag aggaagaggaggaggaggaagaggacgaggaggaggtgaaggatcGGAGCCAGCCCAGACAGACAGTCTGGTTGGATGTGGAGTCGTCTCGCGAAGCAGCTCACTGGCTGCCCTGGAGGCCTGACAAAGCCAAGGGCCAATCAGAAGAGGACTGCGAGGACCCGGACAGACAG GTGCTGTTTGATGACATCGGCCCGTCCCTAATTTGTCTGTCTTCACCAGAGCTCCAGCTCCGTCTTATTCTCCGTTTCTTGTCATTCCTGGGGCTGCCCGTAGAGTCTACGCTCTCTGCTGCCCCCTGTCAGCCTGGCCTGCTGCTTGAGAACCTTTCTCTGCTCACTCAGG GTCACATACTAGGTAATGAACTCCAGCGTCCTCTGACCTCCTACGACATACCTGATGCCGGGGTTAACTCTGTAGGTCACATGACCACTCTCCAAGGAACAAGGAAGTGGGTGGGGCTTGGGAAGCAGGGCGAGACGTTTGTCACCAGTGTGTTCAATATGGTCCAACCTGTTCTTCCTGCCCACCACCGAGCCATCCTGTCACTCAGCTGGGTGCAGTACCAGAAACTCAAG GTCTTGCGCTGTCTGCGTGGCGGCAACAAAAAGCGTCTCCGCTCTCAGGGCAAGAGCAGCAAGCGGGTTGCCAAACAACTGCTCAAAGAACCGGACAACCGCTCATCGTTGGTGCTGTGGCGGGAGTACGGCCACCTGGAGTGGATGCTGGGCAACCTCGACGAGGCTCGCAAAGTCTTCTCCACGGCCACAGCGATGGGGGGAACCAAAGGGCTGCGGAGCCCCACCCTCTGTGAGCTGTGTCTGTTGTGGGCCCAGCTGGAGCTGGAGGTGGAGGACAGGGCAAGCGTGCGAGGAGGAGGACTAACTGATGTCACCATGTCCCCAGCTGTGTGTGTACTAACCAGGCTAGCAGAAGgaacctcctcatcctcccagTCCCTCTCTCCGGTTTCCATCCTGAAAGCCAGGAGGTCGTATGAACAGGCTCTGACTGCCGGCTTGTCAGCCCTGGACCAAAACCCCCACAACCCTCAGGCCAACAGAAAAG GTCAAGAGGACCTGCTAGGAGAGAAGCTGAGGATAAGAGGCCTGGTAGGCTGCTACGCTCTGTTCCAGTACCTCACAATGGGCATCCAAGCATCCAACGCCGTCTACAGCCAGGCtagagagaggatggaggagCTGCACTGCACACTTGACAAGCAGCTTAACAGTAATGAGGAAGCCAACCTTGCTAGCACTAATGCTAGCCAGTCCACAGCTGATTGCAGCCAAACCAGCAGGCACTGTGTTAACAGACTAGCCTCTGAGTGTGAGGCATTAGCAGTGCAACAGGCAGCGTTGCTTAGGTACCACAACAGCATCAGTGTGTTTCCACTGGCAACACTGAGACAGACGCTGACCTCTGCCCTCTCCACCTGGCCCAGCTGCGCCCCTCTTTGGAGCATATATGTACAG GTGGAGAACCGTTACCATAGTGCTGGCCGGGCGCGTCGCTTTTTTCACACGGTAACCAGAGACAACAGCAGTGTGGTGCCACGCCTCTTTGCCATTGTTGCTGAACAACAAAGGAAGCAGCTGGTGGACGCTGCTCAGAG GTCTTGTTGCCATGACGCTGCCTTGCCCATCCTGCCAGAGAATGGCCTCAGCAACCGTATCCGTGGACTGTTTGAAAGCGCCTTAGCAACAGAGATGGGTTCTCACTGTCCTTTACTTTGGAGGATGTACATGCACTTCCTG gTGTCAGAAGGGAAGGTAGATAAAGCCACTGGGATCTTCTACAGGGCCTTACAGAATATTCCCTGGGCTAAG GGTTTGTACATGGACGCAGTGCAGCTGTTCCCTGAGCATCTGCAGGAGTTTGTCGATCTGATGACAGAGAAAGAACTCCGACTAAGACTGCCATTAGAAGAACTGGATATACTACTGGaggactga